From Deltaproteobacteria bacterium:
GCAGTTGCGAGGAGAATGTTTTAAGCTCTCTCCATAGACTCCGTCATTCATTATGCGTGGAATGAGGATATTTTTAGTATCTACTTGCCATATACAGCAAAGCCTCTTCCCGACTCCTTTGCCGCATACATCGCCTCATCTGCCTTTTTGAGGAGGAGATTAATATCCTTCCCATGGTCGGGGAAGATGGCTATACCGATGCTGGCCGTAATACTCAATGTCATTTTTTCCAGACTAAAAGGGGTTCTTATTGCTTCTATGATCTTTTCCGCGGTCCGGACAGCTCCTTCTATTTTTTCCGGCCGCGGGAGAACTATTGCAAATTCGTCTCCCCCAATCCTGGCAACCGTATCAGATTCCCGTAAAATTTCCCTGATCCTACTACCCACCTGTTTTAGCAGGAAGTCGCCATAATGGTGGCCGTGGGTATCGTTGATATCTTTAAAACTATCCAGATCTAAAAACATCAAGGCAACCGGTTCATTTTCCCTGTGACCGGACAGGATGGCCTGATGCAGGCGGTCATAGAAAAGGGTGCGGTTGGGAAGGTCAGTCAGCGGGTCATGATAGGCCATATGTTTTATCTTTTCATCTGCCAGCTTCCGTTCAGTAATATCCAGCAGTGTTGCCATGATAGCCGGGCGTCCAAGATATTCCATGGCGCTTCCATGAACTTCCATCGGGACCTCCAAGCCGCCCTTTTTTAGCGCATTAAAAGTGTAACGTAAATATGACACTTCGCCCGATATCCGCTTGCGCATGTTCTCTTTTACCGTATCCCTATCCCGCTCTGCCACAAGATTCAATACAGTCAAGCCGAGCATTTCCTCCTGCCTGAAATTTAGAGTCTCTGCAAGATGCTGGTTCACATAGACAAACTTTCCGTCCTGGATGAGACAGGTGCCTACGATAGACTGCTCGGCAAGCCCCCTGAACTTCTCTTCTGAAACCAGCAGCGCATCCTCTGTCCTTTTTCGCACCATGAACTGCCCAAGCTGGCTTCCGATGGCATTAAACATCTGGAGCATACCCTTATATGGCCGGTGAATCTCACGGCTGAAAAATTCGATGACACCGAGGACTTCATCCCCAATCTTAATCGGAAAACCAAAGGCAGAATGCAGACCCGCCCTTACAGCATAAGAGGCGCGCGGGAAATTTATATCCTCGGCAATCTCTGTAATCCATACAGGCTTGCCTGTGCCCCAAACAGAGCCAGGCATACCAACACCCTTTTGGAAGGTAAACTGCCGGGTTATTGCCTCAAACTCTGAGAAGTCAACTGACGGCCTGTGCCAGTATTCTATACAGCGCAGGACTTCTGCCTGATGGTCAACAACCCATATAACGCCGGTATCCCATCCTGCAGATTCACAAATCACCTCTATAATCTTCGGTGTGGCTTCTTTGAGTGTAGCCGACTCAGCCAATACCCTGACTACAGAATACTGAATAGCAAGGTTATACTCTGCATACTTGCGTTCAGTGATGTCGCGAAAGATCTCCAGCTTGGAGATAGTCCCATCAGGATTCCGTAACGGCGTGTCCAACAGGTCGTATGTCTTATTATTTTTTTCTGAGTGCCATTCCCATTGAACCGTCTTGCCGGCAAAGACCTCCGGGTTTTTACACCATGGACAAACCTCATCCCTGTCATGAAAATATTTATAACATTTACGTCCGTTAACAGAACCAAACTCTTTTTCAATAACAGGGTTGACATATTCTATATCGTAAGACTGGTTTACAATATAGACACCGTCCTTCATAGATTCCAGGATATTCATGAGCTTGTCCCTCTCCATCTTCAGCGCCCCTTTGGCCTTCATGGTCTGGATGACATGAGCGGCCATGCCTGCAAGACCCTCGAGCATGGCATCCTCTTCAGGGGTGATATATTGTTTTGAAAAGAGCGCCAGAACGCCTATGGGTTCGCCATTGGTATCCTGAAGCTTATACCCGGCAAATGCAACAAGGCCAAGACCCCTGGCCCATTCATGGTCCATTATCTGCGGATCATTTACTACATCGTTGGTGAGGAATTTGCTTGTCTGCCCGTTGGCTATACGGCCTATTTTGTAGAAGCCAAATGGCACCCGCCTGTGAGGGCCGTCTATGTGTGTATAGCGGCCGGAGCTGGAAATAAGGTGAAGGCAGGATTCCCGCTTGCGGCAGACCTTATCCTCTTCCCTGTC
This genomic window contains:
- a CDS encoding diguanylate cyclase, which gives rise to MPFGFYKIGRIANGQTSKFLTNDVVNDPQIMDHEWARGLGLVAFAGYKLQDTNGEPIGVLALFSKQYITPEEDAMLEGLAGMAAHVIQTMKAKGALKMERDKLMNILESMKDGVYIVNQSYDIEYVNPVIEKEFGSVNGRKCYKYFHDRDEVCPWCKNPEVFAGKTVQWEWHSEKNNKTYDLLDTPLRNPDGTISKLEIFRDITERKYAEYNLAIQYSVVRVLAESATLKEATPKIIEVICESAGWDTGVIWVVDHQAEVLRCIEYWHRPSVDFSEFEAITRQFTFQKGVGMPGSVWGTGKPVWITEIAEDINFPRASYAVRAGLHSAFGFPIKIGDEVLGVIEFFSREIHRPYKGMLQMFNAIGSQLGQFMVRKRTEDALLVSEEKFRGLAEQSIVGTCLIQDGKFVYVNQHLAETLNFRQEEMLGLTVLNLVAERDRDTVKENMRKRISGEVSYLRYTFNALKKGGLEVPMEVHGSAMEYLGRPAIMATLLDITERKLADEKIKHMAYHDPLTDLPNRTLFYDRLHQAILSGHRENEPVALMFLDLDSFKDINDTHGHHYGDFLLKQVGSRIREILRESDTVARIGGDEFAIVLPRPEKIEGAVRTAEKIIEAIRTPFSLEKMTLSITASIGIAIFPDHGKDINLLLKKADEAMYAAKESGRGFAVYGK